A stretch of the Flavobacterium sp. 5 genome encodes the following:
- a CDS encoding energy transducer TonB, which yields MKRILLSIITLFVVSFASAQVTATMVDDAPYNYEEVEVRPEFPGGNNALMTFISSNFKMPDYDGGGGTLKVAFIIEVDGSVTNVKVVKDLGQGTGAEAKRVISLLPHWTSGEHRGQKVRVLYEIPIKIAG from the coding sequence ATGAAAAGAATTTTACTTTCTATAATTACTTTGTTTGTTGTGAGTTTTGCTTCGGCACAAGTAACGGCCACTATGGTGGATGATGCTCCTTATAATTATGAAGAAGTCGAAGTTAGGCCTGAATTTCCTGGAGGAAATAATGCTTTAATGACATTTATTAGTTCTAATTTTAAAATGCCTGATTACGATGGAGGAGGAGGTACTTTAAAAGTTGCTTTTATTATTGAAGTTGATGGGAGTGTTACCAATGTAAAAGTTGTAAAAGATCTTGGTCAAGGAACCGGAGCAGAAGCCAAAAGAGTTATCAGTTTGTTGCCTCACTGGACTTCAGGAGAGCACAGAGGTCAAAAAGTTAGAGTACTTTATGAAATACCGATAAAAATTGCAGGTTAA
- a CDS encoding lipopolysaccharide assembly protein LapB: MNKVKVLSIALLAVVATSHAQDLNQAKKAIDAEQFESAKTILKSIIAAKPTNGTADFYLGNVYLLQNNADSAKIYYQKGLAGSEGARLNNIGLGLIDLDNGNAAAAEEKFALVTKDLKKKDIEEYIFIGRAYTFSLKPDYKKALEYLNKAKLINPQDAQLNLALGNAYFGDKNQNEAYSAYRNAYSADNTLIRAKMQLGVLLKGAKAYTEAIKAFDEVIAINPNYGPVYRELAETYYLWGRNEPSKYRVYVDKALVNYEKYLTLTDYSISSRMRHADFLVLAGEYKALEVEANKMVELDKVNPRILRYLGISAYQNGNYDVAIKSLENFISDSTNKIIALDYQILGFAKIKKATGEDGKNLDTALFDNGILDVKKSSEMDANGLALNISDIGKKLYELKLFKQAAAIYEIAVANKESKNYILDNFYLGNSLYFDNTKKDVKADPIALQRADLAYAAVIEASPKTQDAYLYRARTNSLLENDEMTIKYYNDYVNIVTEKGAEELAKPAVVKKIIESYNTAAASYANTDKTKAIEYFNKTLALDPVNQYALDSLKSLK, from the coding sequence ATGAATAAAGTTAAAGTTTTAAGTATTGCTCTATTGGCTGTAGTGGCAACTAGCCATGCGCAAGATCTTAATCAAGCAAAGAAAGCAATCGATGCTGAGCAATTTGAAAGTGCAAAAACAATTTTAAAATCTATAATTGCAGCAAAACCTACTAATGGTACTGCTGATTTTTATTTAGGTAATGTTTATCTATTGCAAAATAATGCTGATTCAGCTAAAATATATTATCAAAAAGGTCTTGCTGGTTCTGAAGGAGCTAGGTTGAATAATATTGGTCTTGGTTTAATAGATCTTGATAATGGAAATGCAGCGGCAGCTGAAGAAAAGTTTGCGTTAGTTACAAAAGATTTAAAGAAAAAAGATATTGAAGAGTATATTTTTATAGGTCGCGCTTATACGTTTTCATTAAAACCAGATTATAAAAAAGCGCTAGAGTATTTAAACAAAGCAAAATTAATAAATCCTCAAGATGCACAATTAAATTTAGCATTAGGAAATGCTTATTTTGGTGATAAAAATCAAAACGAAGCATATTCGGCTTATAGAAATGCTTATTCAGCTGATAATACATTGATTAGAGCGAAAATGCAGTTAGGTGTTTTGTTGAAAGGAGCTAAAGCATATACTGAAGCAATTAAAGCTTTTGATGAAGTTATCGCTATTAATCCAAATTATGGACCTGTTTATCGTGAATTAGCAGAGACTTATTATTTATGGGGAAGAAATGAACCATCTAAATATAGAGTATATGTAGATAAAGCCTTGGTTAATTATGAGAAATATTTGACCTTAACAGATTATTCTATTAGTTCAAGAATGCGTCATGCTGACTTTTTGGTTTTAGCTGGTGAATATAAAGCTTTAGAGGTTGAGGCTAATAAAATGGTAGAATTAGATAAGGTGAATCCAAGAATTTTGCGTTATTTAGGAATTTCAGCTTATCAAAATGGTAACTATGATGTGGCTATAAAATCTTTAGAAAATTTTATTTCGGATTCAACTAATAAAATAATTGCTTTAGATTATCAAATTTTAGGTTTTGCGAAAATTAAGAAAGCTACTGGTGAAGATGGAAAAAATCTTGATACTGCATTATTTGATAACGGTATTCTTGATGTGAAAAAATCATCTGAGATGGATGCTAATGGTTTGGCTTTGAATATTAGCGATATCGGAAAGAAATTATACGAGTTGAAGTTGTTTAAACAAGCTGCTGCAATTTATGAAATTGCAGTTGCTAATAAAGAATCTAAAAACTATATTTTGGATAATTTCTATTTAGGAAACAGTTTGTATTTTGATAATACAAAAAAAGATGTTAAGGCAGATCCTATTGCTTTGCAAAGAGCTGACTTAGCTTATGCTGCTGTAATTGAAGCTTCTCCTAAAACTCAAGATGCTTATTTGTACAGAGCAAGAACAAATAGTTTGTTGGAAAATGATGAGATGACAATTAAATATTACAATGATTACGTTAACATAGTAACAGAAAAAGGTGCTGAAGAGTTAGCTAAACCTGCTGTAGTTAAGAAAATAATTGAAAGTTACAATACTGCAGCTGCAAGTTATGCAAATACAGATAAAACTAAAGCTATTGAATATTTCAATAAAACATTAGCTCTTGATCCTGTTAATCAATATGCATTAGATTCATTGAAATCTTTGAAATAA
- a CDS encoding 7-carboxy-7-deazaguanine synthase QueE: MLSKEVQLEVNKGTMLPLMEEFYTIQGEGFHTGTAAYFIRIGGCDVGCHWCDVKESWNAELHPPTKIDLIVDNATKYADTIVITGGEPLMWDMDPLTQKLKDNNVRVHIETSGAYPLSGTWDWICLSPKKNKLPTKTVYDNADELKVIIYNKHDFIFAEEQAEKVNPNAILFLQPEWSKKEEMTPLIVDYVMNNPKWRVSLQTHKYLNIP, from the coding sequence ATGTTATCTAAAGAAGTTCAATTAGAAGTTAATAAAGGAACTATGCTTCCTCTTATGGAAGAATTTTATACTATTCAAGGAGAGGGCTTTCATACGGGTACTGCTGCTTATTTTATTAGAATAGGAGGTTGCGATGTTGGTTGTCATTGGTGTGATGTTAAAGAGAGTTGGAATGCTGAATTACACCCACCTACAAAAATTGATTTGATAGTTGATAATGCAACTAAGTATGCTGATACTATTGTTATTACTGGTGGAGAGCCTTTAATGTGGGATATGGATCCTTTGACACAAAAATTAAAGGATAACAATGTAAGAGTTCATATTGAAACCTCAGGTGCTTATCCTCTTAGTGGTACTTGGGATTGGATCTGTCTTTCTCCTAAAAAAAATAAATTGCCGACTAAAACCGTGTATGATAATGCAGATGAACTTAAGGTGATAATTTATAATAAGCATGATTTTATTTTTGCTGAAGAACAAGCTGAAAAAGTGAATCCGAATGCAATTCTTTTTCTTCAACCAGAATGGAGTAAAAAAGAGGAAATGACACCGCTGATTGTTGACTATGTCATGAATAACCCAAAATGGAGAGTTTCGCTACAAACTCATAAGTATTTAAATATCCCTTAA
- a CDS encoding PstS family phosphate ABC transporter substrate-binding protein, translated as MSRFNICLVLVSFVLIFFNCKKNENTVSNDETVLKGKATIFVDETITPIVEDEVMVFESNYDAKFTLISKSESEVLNSLFNKKVGIVVIARNLTKKELNIFEQRKIVPKITKFAIDGIAFVSNKSSNDTLIALKDVIGFMKGDRNSKIKGLVFDNPNSSTVNYMNNLAGLSSLPDKDVYTFKTNNEVLKFVSENNGMVGVVGVNWLSQPNASMEVIIKNINVLSVKGLKKEGFYAPSQSNFAEGTYPLLRDLYIVNCQGYSGLGMGIASFAAGDIGQRIVLKSGLLPHQMPTRKLNIVRGTSNNEKEIK; from the coding sequence ATGTCTAGATTTAATATTTGTTTGGTTTTAGTTTCATTTGTTTTGATTTTTTTTAATTGTAAAAAGAATGAAAATACCGTTTCCAATGATGAAACAGTTTTAAAAGGGAAGGCTACTATTTTTGTTGATGAAACTATTACTCCTATTGTTGAAGATGAAGTAATGGTATTTGAAAGTAATTATGATGCAAAGTTCACTTTAATTTCTAAATCAGAATCTGAGGTTTTAAATTCTTTGTTTAATAAAAAAGTTGGAATTGTTGTAATTGCTAGAAATTTAACTAAAAAAGAGTTAAATATTTTCGAACAAAGAAAAATAGTTCCTAAAATAACTAAATTTGCTATTGATGGCATAGCTTTTGTTTCTAATAAATCCAGTAATGATACTTTAATTGCTTTGAAGGATGTAATTGGTTTTATGAAAGGAGACAGAAATTCTAAAATTAAGGGTTTAGTGTTTGATAATCCAAATTCAAGTACGGTAAATTATATGAATAATTTAGCGGGTTTGAGTAGTTTGCCAGATAAAGATGTTTATACTTTTAAAACAAATAATGAAGTTTTAAAATTTGTTTCTGAAAATAATGGGATGGTAGGTGTTGTTGGAGTAAATTGGTTGTCTCAACCTAATGCTTCAATGGAAGTGATTATTAAGAATATAAATGTTTTAAGTGTTAAAGGTTTAAAAAAAGAAGGTTTTTATGCACCTTCTCAAAGTAATTTTGCCGAAGGTACTTATCCTTTATTGAGAGATTTGTATATAGTTAATTGCCAGGGTTATTCTGGTTTGGGTATGGGAATTGCTTCTTTTGCCGCTGGTGATATAGGGCAAAGAATTGTTTTGAAATCAGGTTTATTACCACATCAAATGCCTACAAGAAAATTAAATATTGTACGAGGTACATCAAACAACGAAAAAGAAATAAAATAA
- a CDS encoding YkgJ family cysteine cluster protein yields the protein MKPALNELGKLAKDKHIENKKYFDKLKKKTPKNLDYIMLDIHESEFKKTDCLKCANCCKTTGPLFTLADIERISKSLRQKPQQFIDQYLRIDEDQDYVLKSVPCTFLDTDNTCFIYDVRPKACREFPHTDRKKFQQITDLTLQNVAICPAAYNIVEEMKKKLPL from the coding sequence TTGAAACCAGCTTTAAACGAATTAGGGAAACTTGCCAAAGATAAGCATATCGAAAACAAAAAGTATTTCGATAAGCTAAAAAAGAAAACGCCTAAGAATTTAGATTATATAATGCTGGATATCCATGAATCCGAGTTTAAAAAAACAGATTGTTTAAAGTGTGCCAACTGTTGTAAAACTACAGGACCATTATTTACTTTGGCAGATATTGAACGCATTTCAAAGTCTTTAAGGCAAAAACCACAGCAGTTTATCGATCAGTATTTGCGTATAGATGAAGATCAGGATTATGTATTGAAAAGCGTGCCATGTACTTTTCTAGATACAGACAATACTTGTTTTATTTATGACGTTCGTCCAAAAGCATGTCGTGAATTTCCTCATACCGACCGAAAAAAGTTTCAGCAAATTACCGATTTAACTTTGCAAAATGTAGCAATATGTCCTGCAGCTTA
- a CDS encoding bifunctional 2-polyprenyl-6-hydroxyphenol methylase/3-demethylubiquinol 3-O-methyltransferase UbiG, with protein MKDLFGKAILDYQTNNKPENLTTETSISEEDEMSVAYLFRDYNEMPKIEQKALQLAKGRVLDVGCGAGSHSLTLQNDRNLDVTSIDISENAIEACKLRGLKDAKVQDILTLENEKYDTIIALMNGTGIFGTLNDTPKFLQKLKNLLNPGGQILIDSSDIIYMFDDDEDGGKWIPSNGYYGELTFTISYKKETETAFPWLYLDYNTLQNAAFANGLQCELLLEGEHYDYLARLSI; from the coding sequence ATGAAAGATCTTTTTGGAAAAGCTATACTAGATTACCAAACGAATAACAAACCCGAAAACTTAACAACCGAAACTTCTATTTCGGAAGAAGATGAAATGAGTGTTGCTTATCTATTTCGTGACTATAATGAGATGCCCAAAATAGAACAAAAGGCATTACAGCTAGCTAAAGGTAGGGTTCTCGATGTGGGATGTGGAGCCGGGAGTCATAGTCTGACTTTACAAAACGATAGAAATCTTGATGTTACATCTATTGATATTTCGGAAAATGCAATTGAAGCTTGTAAACTTCGTGGATTGAAGGATGCAAAAGTGCAAGACATACTGACTTTGGAAAATGAAAAATACGATACTATCATTGCACTAATGAATGGCACAGGGATTTTTGGCACTCTAAATGATACGCCTAAATTTTTGCAAAAATTAAAAAACCTACTCAATCCTGGCGGCCAGATTCTTATTGACTCTTCTGATATTATATATATGTTTGATGATGATGAAGATGGTGGAAAATGGATACCAAGCAATGGCTATTATGGGGAATTGACTTTTACTATATCCTATAAAAAAGAAACTGAAACTGCTTTTCCTTGGCTTTATCTAGACTATAATACATTGCAAAATGCAGCTTTTGCCAATGGACTCCAGTGTGAACTACTACTCGAAGGGGAACATTATGATTATTTAGCCAGACTTAGTATTTAA